The DNA segment CCGGATCGAGGCGGTCGAGGTGCTCCTGCGGCATGATCCCCCGATAGGCCGCCTGCGAGGTGCGCGTCTGCACGACAGCCAGCGCGCCGGCGTCCTCCACCGTGGCCGATCGGAGGATCACCGGCCCCCTCCTCCCCCACCGCGGCGGCAGGAGACAATCGATGCATGACTGTGGTGGACATCCGCAAGGTCGGCGACCCGGTGCTGCGCAAGCCCGCGGCCGAGGTGACCGATTTCGACGCCGAACTGGACCGTCTCGTCAAGGACCTGAACGAGACCCTCGCGGCGAGCCGGGGCGCCGGCCTGGCCGCGCCGCAGATCGGCGTGAGCCTGCGGGTCTTCGCGATCGCCCCGGAGCTGCCCGGCAACGACCGCAAGCTCGACCACCTGGTCAACCCGGTCCTGGAGTTCCCCGACGAGGAGTTCCAGGACGGGTACGAAGGCTGCCTGTCCATCCCCGGCATCTACCTGGACACCCGCCGCCGCAAGAACGTCCTGGCCAAGGGCTACACGAAGCACGGCGACCCGGTGCAGGTCGTCGGCGACGGCATCCTGGCCCGCTGCATGCAGCACGAGACCGACCATCTCGACGGCGTGCTCTTCATCGACCGCCAGGACGCGGCCGGCCGGCAGCGCATCCTCGACGCCGTCCGCGAAGCGACCTGGTTCGACGGCCTGGCCGCCCCTCCGGTCCGCACCAGCCCTCACTGACCCTCGCTCGCCAGCAGCTGGGCCAGCCGGGCCGCGCCGATGTTGCCGCCGGAGAGGATCACCCCGATGCGCAGGTAGGGCCGCGTGGCCACCCGGCCGGACAGCAGCGCGGCCAGCCCGGACGCCCCGCTGGGCTCCAGGACCAGCTTCAGCCGGTCGACGGCGAACCGCAGCGCGTCCCGCAGTTCGTCGTCGGTCACCAGGACGATCTCGTCGACCAGCTCCTTGTTGATCGCGAACGTGATCTCCCCCGGGGTCGGGGCCGCCTGCCCGTCGGCGATCGTGCGCGGCACCTCGATCCGGACCCGCTCCCCGGCTTCGAGGGACCGTTTCGTATCGTCACCGGCCGCCGGCTCGACGCCGATCACCCGGATGCCCGGCTGCATCCCCTTGGCCGCGGTGGCGCTGCCGGCGATCAGCCCGCCGCCGCCCACCGGAACGACGAGGACGTCCAGCTCACCGGCCATCTCGAGCAGTTCGAGGGTGGCCGTGCCCTGTCCGGCGATGACGTCCGGGTGGTCGTAGGGCGGGATCAGCGCCAGCCCTCGTTCCTCGGCCAGGTCACGGCCCAGCTTCTCGCGGTCCCCGGTGTACCGGTCATACGTGATGATCTCGGCCCCGTACCCCCGCACCGCGTCGATCTTGGAGGCCGGAGTGTCCTCGGGCATCACGATGACGGCGGTGCTGCCGAGGTCCCGGGCGGCGAGCGCGACGGCCTGAGCATGGTTGCCGGACGAGTAGGTGACGATGCCCCGCGCCAGCTGCGCCCCGGAGAGCCGGGACATCGCGTGGTAGGCGCCGCGGAACTTGAACGCCCCGATCCGCTGCAGGTTCTCGGCCTTGAGGAAGACTTCGGCGCCGACCAGCGCGTCGAGCGTGCGGGACCGGACCACCGGGGTGCGGTGCGCCACCCCCTCGATCCTGGCGGCCGCGTCCCGGACATCCTGTAACGAAACACTCACCATGCCCCGATCGTACGATCGGCTCAGCGTCCCGGAAGGGTGCGTGACCCCGATCGAGGCAGGACCGTGCCGTTCCGGGGACTGCGAGGACCGCCGGTCAGCTGGAGCCGCGCACCCGCAACGCCGTCGGCAGCCGCCCGGCCAGCGGCGACCCCGGATCCAGCAGATGCCGCACCGCCGCCGCGGCCTCCTCCTCGACCGGCATGTACACCGACGACAGGTCAGCCGCCTCGGCCAGCGCACTACCGTCGAACCCGACCACGGCGACGTCGTCGGGCACCCGCCGCCCCGACTCCCGCAGCGCCTGCAGCACCCCCATGGCGCTGACATCGCAGGCCGCGAACACCGCGTCGAGGCGAGGCGCCCGCCCGAGCAGCTCCCACGTGGCCGCATAGGCCCGGCCGCGGGTGAAGTCCCCGTCGACGGACACCACCGCCGCGTCCGCGCCCTGCAGGAACCCGGCCTTGCGTTCCTCGGCACACGGCGTGGCCGGCCCGAACACCGCGCCGATCCGTCTCCGCCCGCCGGCGATCAGATGCCGTGCCGCCTGCAGGCCACCGTCGTGATTGTCCGGTGCGACATAGCTGATCCCCGGCGCCGACCGCCCCAGCGACACGGTCCGGCACCGGCCGCCCACCGCGCCCGGCATGTTGATCAGCAGCCGCCCGAACGGAGGGTCGTCATCCCGGACCGGCGGCGTCGCGACCCGGCGCACCGACAGCGAGATCTCCGCATCGCCGAGCGCTCGCAGCGCCCCGGTCATCACCCGCCCGTAGAACGGCTTGGCGCTCAGCGCCTCCGGATCCGGGTCCACGATCAGAATCTCGATCCGCTCCCGCGAACCGGGCCGGCCGCCCTCGCCGCCGGCGAGGGCCTGCGACACCGAGCCGGGCCGGCCGCCGGTGGCGAGCGCCTGCGCCACCGGATGCGGTTCGAACCCGAGGCGGGCCGCGACCCGCCGGACGTGATCCCGTGTCTCCGCCGAACTGCCGTACGCCCCGTTGATCGCCCGCGACGCCGTAGCCCGCGACACCCCGGCCACGCGCGCCACGTCAGCGAGGGTCGGTCGCCGTTTCTCCACACCCACGACGATAAATCTTGTCGTACCCCCGTGGTGGAATCGCGTCGTGGGGATGGAACTGATAGGCCACCGGCTGTCCGGCGCCGCGCTGCAGAAACTACTGGACGATCCGTCCGCCGTGGAGTCGATCCTCTACGGCGACCTCGACGACGACGATGCCGAGATGCCGGAGCCCGAGCTCGATCTCGACAAGTCCTGGCACGCCGTGCACTACCTGCTGACCGGCACCGCCTGGTCGCTGGGCGACACCCCGGCCGGCGCGGCGGTGCTGGGCGGCACGGAGATCGGCGAGGACGGCGGCTACGGCCCGCCGCGCTATCTCGTCCCCGACGAGGTCCAGGCGATCGCGCGGGCGCTGTCCGCCCTGGACGAGCGATCCCTGAGATCCCGTTTCGACCCGGCAGCCCTGGACGCCGCCGAGATCTACCCCGAGGGCTGGTCCTCCACGGACATCGACTCCGTGCTGGCACACTTCCGCACGCTGCGGGAGTTCTACCGCTCAGCGGCCACCAACGGCGAGGGAGTCCTGCTGGCCGTCTGCTGACCCGGGGCCAGGGGGCCGGGCAGGCAGGACCCGGATCACCGGCAGGCAGAGCACCATCGCCGCGGCAGCACACAGCAGGCCTGCTCGATAACCGTGCGCCGAACCGGCCCCGACCGCCGCCGCCAGCGTGCCGAAGACTGCCAGGCCCGCCGCCGACCCCAGCTCCTGCGCCGAGTTGAGCAGCCCCGACGCCACTCCGTGCCGATCGTCAGGGACACCGGTGGTGCCGGCGACGAAGGTGGGGGCGTAGGACAGCCCGCTACCGGCGGCCAGCAGCAGAAGAGGCCCGAGCACATCGCGCGGATAGCTGCCGGCGGCGGGCATCCGGGCCAGCCACAGCATGCCCGCCGCCAGCAGCACGAAGCCGGCGGCCAGCAGCGGGCGCACGCCGAAACGGGAGACCAGGGAGGCCACGCGCGGCGAGATCAGCAGCACGACGAGGGTGACCGGTGCGAAGGCCAGCCCCACCGCGGCGGCCGGATGACCGAGGATCTCCTGCAGGTACATGGTCGTGAAGAACAGGGCGGCGCCGAGCGTCCCAGCGTTGACGAAGAGCAGCACGTTGGCCGGCCCGATCGAGGCGGTGCGCAGCAGCGCGCCGTCCACGATCGGCTCCGGGTGCCGCCGCTCCACCAGCACGAACGCGACGAGCAGCAGGACGGCGGGGATGCTCAGCAGCGTGTACCCGGTCAGCGCGAGGATCCCGGAGGCCAGACCCGCGGCCAGCAGGACCGCACCACACAGGTCCGGTGACGCCGGCCGGGGCGCCCGGCTCTCGGCGAGACGGCGGCGTCCGAGAACGATCACGGCGATGCCGACCGGAACGTTGATCAGGAAGATCCAGCGCCATCCGAGGGTGCTCGTGATCAGTCCGCCGAGCAGCTGGCCGCCGATGGCACCGGCCGAGCCGACGGCGGCCCACCAGCCGAGTGCCCGGTTCCGCCGCGGGCCCTCCGCGAACGTGCTGGTGAGCAGCGCGAGCGCGGCCGGGGCCGCCATCGCCGCGCCGATGCCCTGGGCGGCACGCGCGGCCAGGAGCTGCCATCCGGTCTGGGCGAAACCGGTGGCGAGCGAGGCAAGGGTGAAGAGTGTCAGCCCGTACAGGAAAAGGCGCCTGCGGCCCAGGAGATCGCCCGCTCTCCCGGAGGCGATGAGCAGGCTGCCGAAGGTCAGGGTGTACGCGATCGAGATCAGGACCAGTCGCTCGTCGGGGATGCCGAGGTCGGCGCGGATCGCCGGGATCGCCACGTTGACGACCACCACGTCGATGATCAGCATCGCTTGAGCGGCGCAGAGCAGGAGTAGAGCCATGGCCGGAGATTACTTTATGAACGTACAGAAAGTAAATCGGGTCTCTAGGATGACGGCATGACGGGACGTCCACGATCGGTCAGCGACGACGAGGTCTTCGAGGCGGTGGCGCAGACCGTCACCGAGGCGGGACCGGCCGGCCTGACGCTGGCCGCGGTCGCCCGCCGCGCCGGGCTGACACCGCCCGCGCTGACCCAGCGGTTCGGCTCGAAGCGGGGGCTGCTGATCGCCTTCGCCACCCGGGAGGCCGGCTCGGTCGCCGCCGTCTTCGACGATCGCCGCGCCGCCGGTGCGAGCCCGCTCGAAGCGCTGCGCGACGGCCTGGTCGCGTTCACCGCGCCGGTCACGACCCGGGAAGGGCTGGCCAACAACCTGGCCTTCCTGCAACTGGACCTCACCGACGAGGACCTGCGCGAACACTCGGTGAAGCAGAGCCGGGCCCTGCGCGCACACCTAACCGAGCTGATCCGGGAGGCCGGGGTGCGCGGCGTCGACCCGGCCGAACTCGCCGACACCGTCTACGCCGTCTACGCCGGCGCCCAGCTGACCTGGGCGATCGACGGCGACGGCGAACTGGGCCCGTGGCTGGCACGCCGCATCGACCGGGTGCTGGCACCCCATCTGCCCGGCCTTTGATCCGGTACGCCGGAAGCCCCGCGCGCTCACATACGCCGGAACTCCGGCCTCGGCCCGGCCGCCCGCCCGCCCGCGATCCTCGCCTGCGCGCCCCTCCCCGGCGAGCACGTGCAGGCCGCCGACGTCGTCTTCGTGCTGCCCGGCCAGCCGGTACGGACGTCCGATGCCGTAGTCGTCAGCGGAAGCCGGCCACCGTCAGCATCACCCACCCGGCGGCGGTGAGCGGCACCGACCACAGCAGGACCAGCGCCCGCTCGCGCCACCCTCGCACCAGCAGCACCGTCACGAGCAGCCCCAGCGCCGCCGTCACCGCGGCGAACGCCGGTTCACTCTCCGGCCGCAGCAGCTCGACCACACTCTCGGCGAACAGCACCGCCGCGGGCAGGGCCAGCGCCGGCAGGCGCAGCAACCCGTCGGTACGGGCCAGCACCCCACCGGCGCCGAACACCACCCCGGCGACCACCCCGAACCCCATCCAGAGCAGCGCGACGGTGTTGTAGAGGTTGCTCCAGTCGTCGTTCTGGATCAGGGCCGCCGCCAGGTAGTAGCTCGGCACCGCCACCACCAGGCAGACGACCGCGCCGGTCACCGCCACCGGCATCCGCCACCGCCGCAGGTACGTCAGCAGGAACGCGGCGACCGCCCAGGTGCCGAGCGAGTTGCCCAGATCG comes from the Actinoplanes sp. OR16 genome and includes:
- the def gene encoding peptide deformylase — its product is MTVVDIRKVGDPVLRKPAAEVTDFDAELDRLVKDLNETLAASRGAGLAAPQIGVSLRVFAIAPELPGNDRKLDHLVNPVLEFPDEEFQDGYEGCLSIPGIYLDTRRRKNVLAKGYTKHGDPVQVVGDGILARCMQHETDHLDGVLFIDRQDAAGRQRILDAVREATWFDGLAAPPVRTSPH
- a CDS encoding pyridoxal-phosphate dependent enzyme; translated protein: MVSVSLQDVRDAAARIEGVAHRTPVVRSRTLDALVGAEVFLKAENLQRIGAFKFRGAYHAMSRLSGAQLARGIVTYSSGNHAQAVALAARDLGSTAVIVMPEDTPASKIDAVRGYGAEIITYDRYTGDREKLGRDLAEERGLALIPPYDHPDVIAGQGTATLELLEMAGELDVLVVPVGGGGLIAGSATAAKGMQPGIRVIGVEPAAGDDTKRSLEAGERVRIEVPRTIADGQAAPTPGEITFAINKELVDEIVLVTDDELRDALRFAVDRLKLVLEPSGASGLAALLSGRVATRPYLRIGVILSGGNIGAARLAQLLASEGQ
- a CDS encoding LacI family DNA-binding transcriptional regulator, with product MEKRRPTLADVARVAGVSRATASRAINGAYGSSAETRDHVRRVAARLGFEPHPVAQALATGGRPGSVSQALAGGEGGRPGSRERIEILIVDPDPEALSAKPFYGRVMTGALRALGDAEISLSVRRVATPPVRDDDPPFGRLLINMPGAVGGRCRTVSLGRSAPGISYVAPDNHDGGLQAARHLIAGGRRRIGAVFGPATPCAEERKAGFLQGADAAVVSVDGDFTRGRAYAATWELLGRAPRLDAVFAACDVSAMGVLQALRESGRRVPDDVAVVGFDGSALAEAADLSSVYMPVEEEAAAAVRHLLDPGSPLAGRLPTALRVRGSS
- a CDS encoding YfbM family protein, encoding MELIGHRLSGAALQKLLDDPSAVESILYGDLDDDDAEMPEPELDLDKSWHAVHYLLTGTAWSLGDTPAGAAVLGGTEIGEDGGYGPPRYLVPDEVQAIARALSALDERSLRSRFDPAALDAAEIYPEGWSSTDIDSVLAHFRTLREFYRSAATNGEGVLLAVC
- a CDS encoding MFS transporter produces the protein MALLLLCAAQAMLIIDVVVVNVAIPAIRADLGIPDERLVLISIAYTLTFGSLLIASGRAGDLLGRRRLFLYGLTLFTLASLATGFAQTGWQLLAARAAQGIGAAMAAPAALALLTSTFAEGPRRNRALGWWAAVGSAGAIGGQLLGGLITSTLGWRWIFLINVPVGIAVIVLGRRRLAESRAPRPASPDLCGAVLLAAGLASGILALTGYTLLSIPAVLLLVAFVLVERRHPEPIVDGALLRTASIGPANVLLFVNAGTLGAALFFTTMYLQEILGHPAAAVGLAFAPVTLVVLLISPRVASLVSRFGVRPLLAAGFVLLAAGMLWLARMPAAGSYPRDVLGPLLLLAAGSGLSYAPTFVAGTTGVPDDRHGVASGLLNSAQELGSAAGLAVFGTLAAAVGAGSAHGYRAGLLCAAAAMVLCLPVIRVLPARPPGPGSADGQQDSLAVGGR
- a CDS encoding TetR/AcrR family transcriptional regulator yields the protein MTGRPRSVSDDEVFEAVAQTVTEAGPAGLTLAAVARRAGLTPPALTQRFGSKRGLLIAFATREAGSVAAVFDDRRAAGASPLEALRDGLVAFTAPVTTREGLANNLAFLQLDLTDEDLREHSVKQSRALRAHLTELIREAGVRGVDPAELADTVYAVYAGAQLTWAIDGDGELGPWLARRIDRVLAPHLPGL
- a CDS encoding DUF6518 family protein, with the translated sequence MMIMWALPAGFLLGFLDFVWIKYVPFPLADLGNSLGTWAVAAFLLTYLRRWRMPVAVTGAVVCLVVAVPSYYLAAALIQNDDWSNLYNTVALLWMGFGVVAGVVFGAGGVLARTDGLLRLPALALPAAVLFAESVVELLRPESEPAFAAVTAALGLLVTVLLVRGWRERALVLLWSVPLTAAGWVMLTVAGFR